Proteins from one Gossypium raimondii isolate GPD5lz chromosome 8, ASM2569854v1, whole genome shotgun sequence genomic window:
- the LOC105791692 gene encoding cationic amino acid transporter 9, chloroplastic, translated as MASTMDDSRHKDATSSSTCFSHFCSSALRAKTLKSSSSANNSSDGLIRRLGVFDLILLGVGASIGAGIFVVTGTVARDAGPGVTISFILAGASCVLNALCYAELASRFPAIVGGAYLYAYTAFNEITAFLVFMQLMLDYHIGAASIARSLASYVATIFELIPALKGNIPPWVGHGGQEFFGGTLSINILAPILLAVLTVILCLGVGESSAVNSFMTAAKVVIVIFVIIVGSFKVDVDNWSPFAPNGVKHIFTGATVVFFAYVGFDAVANSAEESKRPQRDLPIGILGSLLVCVVLYVGVCLVITGMVPYNLLGEDAPLSEAFTSKGLKYVSILISIGAVAGLTTTLLVGLYVQSRLYLGLGRDGLLPSIFAKVHPIRHTPIHSQIWVGIVAAVLGGLFNVHILSHILSVGSLTGYSVVAACVVTLRWKNNTGNRVSSKCISTWCEGVLCIFLVACCGFAAGVLYRFGTHFIVMIVAVVIAIMACAALCFRQAYSDPPGFSCPWVPIVPSVCIFFNIFLFAQLHYEAWIRFIILSIVSVGIYAFYGQYHANPRSDETIIYHMAPEEDRH; from the exons ATGGCCTCAACCATGGATGATAGCCGTCACAAAGACGCCACCTCCTCTTCTACTTGTTTCTCTCACTTCTGCTCTTCAGCTCTTAGAGCCAAGACCCTCAAGTCATCCTCCTCCGCTAACAATTCTAGCGATGGCCTTATCCGCCGCCTCGGCGTCTTCGATCTCATCCTACTCGGCGTCGGCGCCTCTATCGGTGCCGGCATATTCGTTGTCACCGGAACCGTCGCTCGCGATGCTGGTCCAG GAGTGACTATTAGTTTCATACTCGCGGGAGCATCGTGTGTGTTGAACGCGTTGTGCTACGCGGAGTTAGCGTCACGGTTTCCCGCCATAGTCGGAGGCGCGTACTTGTACGCGTACACGGCCTTCAATGAAATTACGGCTTTCCTTGTATTCATGCAATTAATGTTGGATTATCATATCGGAGCAGCTAGTATTGCCCGTAGCTTAGCTAGCTACGTGGCTACCATTTTCGAGCTCATCCCTGCTTTGAAAGGAAACATACCTCCCTGGGTTGGTCATGGTGGTCAAGAATTCTTTGGAGGAACTTTGTCTATCAATATCCTGGCTCCGATTCTTCTTGCCGTTTTGACTGTTATCCTCTGTCTTGGTGTTGGAGAATCTTCTGCTGTTAATTCTTTTATGACTGCAGCCAAG GTTGTCATCGTTATTTTTGTCATTATTGTTGGATCTTTCAAAGTTGATGTAGATAATTGGTCTCCTTTTGCTCCCAATGGTGTTAAACATATATTTACGGGAGCAACCGTAGTATTCTTTGCATATGTTGGATTTGACGCGGTTGCTAATTCTGCTGAAGAATCAAAGAGACCTCAG CGCGATTTGCCAATAGGAATCTTGGGAAGTCTGCTTGTATGTGTTGTTTTATACGTTGGTGTTTGCTTGGTGATCACCGGGATGGTACCATACAACCTCCTTGGCGAAGATGCTCCTTTATCTGAAGCGTTTACATCCAAGGGTTTGAAGtatgtttctattttgatcagTATTGGAGCTGTTGCTGGGCTTACAACAACCCTTCTAGTTGGTCTATATGTCCAG TCTCGCTTATATCTTGGGCTTGGAAGGGACGGTTTACTGCCTTCAATATTTGCTAAAGTGCATCCGATACGCCACACACCTATTCATTCTCAAATCTGGGTCGGTATCGTTGCTGCTGTTTTGGGAGGGCTGTTTAACGTGCATATCCTATCACACATTCTTTCAGTTGGCTCACTG ACCGGCTATTCTGTTGTTGCAGCCTGTGTTGTAACGCTTCGCTGGAAAAATAACACCGGCAATCGAGTTTCTTCAAAGTGCATCTCAACCTGGTGTGAAGGTGTCCTATGTATTTTCCTAGTGGCATGCTGTGGTTTTGCTGCTGGAGTTCTTTATCGTTTTGGCACTCACTTTATTGTTATGATTGTTGCGGTGGTTATAGCCATAATGGCTTGTGCTGCTCTTTGTTTCCGTCAG GCTTATTCAGATCCTCCAGGGTTTTCTTGTCCATGGGTTCCGATTGTGCCATCTGTTTGcatctttttcaacatcttccTGTTTGCTCAG TTGCACTATGAAGCATGGATCAGATTCATCATCCTCAGCATAGTTTCTGTAggtatttatgcattttatgGACAGTATCATGCTAATCCCCGTTCAGATGAGACAATTATTTACCATATGGCTCCTGAAGAAGATAGACACTGA